From one Planktothrix agardhii NIES-204 genomic stretch:
- a CDS encoding hypothetical protein (protein of unknown function DUF187), with the protein MAKNSWRYGLSKGTKQILKSISLMILGLGLIVLLSAHPGIANTPKIFPEIRGVWVTTNDTDIVRDHAKLQEAVNQLARLNFNTIYPVVWNSGYVFYPSGVAQSGGFQPFIRKGLQGQDILADLINLSHQKGLLVIPWFEFGFMTSPSSELALNHPQWLTSRQDGIQTWEGAAGEVVWLNPFHPEVQQLITNLVLEVMTQYQGDGIQFDDHLSLPIEFGYDPYTVKLYQQQTNSLPPKDPKDPTWVRWRANKITEFVEKLNKTVKAKNPKAIFSVAPNPYHTAYNSHLQDWVSWVKKNLVDELIVQIYRPDLPSFTRELIKPEIQEARGKIPTGVGILTGLRNRPILMQQIQAKIQAARQNGLGFSFFFYESLWDEAPEPANERQAKFQSLFYYPASRAFMR; encoded by the coding sequence ATGGCGAAAAATTCGTGGCGATATGGTCTTTCAAAAGGCACAAAACAAATACTTAAATCAATTTCTCTGATGATTTTGGGGCTGGGATTAATAGTTTTATTATCTGCTCACCCTGGTATTGCGAATACTCCCAAAATATTTCCAGAAATTCGAGGAGTTTGGGTGACAACAAATGATACAGATATTGTTAGAGATCATGCTAAATTACAGGAAGCAGTTAATCAACTAGCAAGACTCAATTTTAATACGATTTATCCGGTAGTTTGGAATTCTGGTTATGTATTTTATCCCAGTGGAGTTGCTCAATCGGGAGGTTTTCAACCATTTATTCGTAAAGGGTTACAGGGACAAGATATTTTAGCAGATTTAATTAATCTAAGTCATCAAAAAGGATTATTAGTAATTCCTTGGTTTGAATTTGGATTTATGACCTCACCATCTTCGGAATTAGCTTTAAATCATCCCCAGTGGTTAACCAGCCGTCAAGATGGAATTCAAACCTGGGAAGGCGCCGCCGGAGAGGTAGTTTGGTTAAATCCTTTTCATCCAGAAGTACAACAATTAATTACCAATTTAGTTTTGGAAGTCATGACTCAATATCAGGGGGATGGTATCCAATTTGATGATCACTTGAGTTTACCGATTGAATTTGGTTATGATCCCTATACGGTTAAGTTGTATCAGCAACAAACAAATTCACTCCCTCCAAAAGACCCAAAAGACCCAACTTGGGTGCGTTGGCGTGCGAATAAAATTACAGAATTTGTGGAAAAATTGAATAAAACCGTGAAAGCGAAAAATCCTAAAGCGATTTTTTCCGTTGCTCCCAATCCCTATCATACTGCTTATAATAGTCATCTGCAAGATTGGGTTAGTTGGGTGAAAAAAAATCTAGTTGATGAGTTAATTGTACAGATTTATCGACCCGATTTACCGAGTTTTACTAGAGAATTAATTAAGCCAGAAATTCAAGAGGCGCGGGGAAAAATTCCGACTGGAGTAGGAATTTTAACGGGTTTAAGAAATCGACCGATCTTGATGCAACAAATTCAAGCTAAGATACAAGCGGCGCGTCAAAATGGCTTAGGGTTTTCGTTCTTTTTCTATGAAAGTTTATGGGATGAAGCACCCGAGCCCGCCAATGAAAGACAAGCAAAATTTCAATCCCTATTCTATTATCCAGCTTCGCGGGCATTTATGAGATAA
- a CDS encoding TPR repeat-containing protein: MNSRLGLIALLTLLTSLTLTIPSPLLLGKKFERGNRVFAQTVTERKAEADRLLEQGIQQNTTSQYQAAIQSLETALNIFREIGDRNGEGKALNNLGIAYSDLGQYQKAIEFYQQSLTITREIGDRNGEGFALGNLGIAYNRLGQYQKAIEFFQQSLTIFREIGNRNGEGFALGNLGIAYNSLGQYQKAIEFYQQSLTIFREIGNRNGEGFALNNLGLAYNRLGQYQKAIEFFQQSLTIVREIGARNVEGIALNNLGSVYRSLGQYQKAIEFFQQSLTIVREIGARNVEGNALNNLGSVYRSLGQYQKAIEFYQQSLTIAREIGNRNGEGFALNNLGLAYNRLGQYQKAIEFFQQSLTIFREIGDRNGEGLALNNLGLALFKLKNFPEAEKYLFSSLEVRESLRQGIQDDLDKVSLSDTQRSSYNLLQQVLIAQNKTEPALEVSERGRGRALVELLTQRFNPNSEPFSPVVSLAQLQAIARQQNATIVQYSRIFDQFSRDGKEQYLASELYIWVIKPTGEVEFRQTDLKLLWQEQNTSLGRLIFAARCFGNDACRSDFITASASSNVVTRSNLTSTPPQYRELKELHQLLIKPIEDLLPTNPDERVIFVPTDALFYLPFAALVDEEGKFLIEKHTIVMSPAITVLETTHKQRQNLSSSAQDIVIVGNPQMPKLATSPGEEPQPLASLRYAEKEAIEIAKMFNTSALIGANATESTVVERLKTARIIHFATHGIVDNIQPLNSSVALTPGGSEDGLLTADEIFDLKLNAELVVLSACDTGLGRLTGDGMIGLSRSFLNTGVPSLVMSLWAIDDRKTSQLMVQFYQNLQTTPNKAQALRQAMLTMKNQYPDPYYWAAFTLIGEAE, translated from the coding sequence ATGAACTCACGTCTAGGATTAATCGCTTTACTCACTTTATTAACCAGTTTAACCTTAACAATTCCCTCTCCACTCCTATTGGGGAAAAAATTTGAGAGGGGTAATAGAGTATTCGCCCAAACGGTTACAGAACGAAAAGCCGAAGCAGACCGATTATTAGAGCAGGGAATACAACAAAATACAACTAGCCAATACCAAGCCGCAATTCAGTCTTTAGAAACTGCATTAAACATTTTCCGTGAAATCGGCGATCGCAATGGAGAAGGAAAAGCTCTCAATAATTTGGGTATTGCTTACAGTGACTTAGGACAATATCAAAAAGCAATTGAGTTTTATCAACAGTCTTTAACTATTACCCGTGAAATCGGCGATCGCAATGGAGAAGGATTTGCTCTCGGTAATTTGGGTATTGCTTACAATCGCTTAGGACAATATCAAAAAGCAATTGAGTTTTTTCAACAGTCTTTAACTATTTTCCGTGAAATCGGCAATCGCAATGGAGAAGGATTTGCTCTCGGTAATTTGGGTATTGCTTACAATAGCTTAGGACAATATCAAAAAGCAATAGAGTTTTATCAACAGTCTTTAACTATTTTCCGTGAAATCGGCAATCGCAATGGAGAAGGATTTGCTCTCAATAATTTGGGTCTTGCTTACAATCGCTTAGGACAATATCAAAAAGCAATTGAGTTTTTTCAACAGTCTTTAACTATTGTCCGTGAAATCGGCGCTCGCAATGTAGAAGGAATTGCTCTCAATAATTTGGGTTCTGTTTACCGTAGCTTAGGACAATATCAAAAAGCAATTGAGTTTTTTCAACAGTCTTTAACTATTGTCCGTGAAATCGGCGCTCGCAATGTAGAAGGAAATGCTCTCAATAATTTGGGTTCTGTTTACCGTAGCTTAGGACAATATCAAAAAGCAATTGAGTTTTATCAACAGTCTTTAACTATTGCCCGTGAAATCGGCAATCGCAATGGAGAAGGATTTGCTCTCAATAATTTGGGTCTTGCTTACAATCGCTTAGGACAATATCAAAAAGCAATAGAGTTTTTTCAACAGTCTTTAACTATTTTCCGTGAAATCGGCGATCGCAATGGAGAAGGACTTGCTCTCAATAATTTGGGTCTTGCTTTGTTTAAATTGAAGAATTTTCCTGAAGCTGAAAAATATCTGTTTTCTAGTCTCGAAGTCAGGGAATCTCTGCGACAAGGAATTCAAGACGACCTCGATAAAGTATCTCTTTCCGACACTCAACGCAGTTCCTATAATCTGCTTCAACAAGTTTTAATTGCTCAAAATAAAACTGAGCCAGCTTTAGAAGTTTCTGAACGAGGTCGGGGGAGAGCGTTAGTCGAGTTATTAACTCAACGATTCAACCCCAATTCAGAACCCTTTTCTCCGGTTGTTTCTTTAGCCCAACTCCAAGCCATTGCTCGACAACAAAATGCAACAATTGTTCAATATTCTAGGATTTTTGATCAATTTTCACGAGACGGTAAAGAACAATACCTAGCGTCAGAATTATATATTTGGGTAATTAAGCCCACTGGAGAAGTTGAGTTTAGACAAACCGATCTTAAACTTCTTTGGCAAGAACAAAACACTTCTCTAGGTCGTCTCATTTTCGCAGCGCGTTGCTTTGGTAATGATGCCTGTAGAAGTGATTTTATTACCGCTTCAGCTAGTTCTAATGTTGTAACTCGTTCTAATTTGACAAGCACTCCTCCTCAATATCGAGAGTTAAAAGAACTCCATCAACTGTTAATTAAACCCATTGAAGATTTATTACCGACTAACCCAGATGAACGAGTAATTTTTGTTCCCACAGATGCTTTATTTTATCTACCTTTTGCGGCTTTGGTAGATGAGGAAGGAAAATTCTTAATTGAAAAACATACAATTGTAATGTCTCCTGCCATTACTGTGTTAGAAACGACTCACAAACAACGGCAAAATTTATCTTCTTCTGCCCAAGATATTGTGATTGTGGGTAATCCACAAATGCCGAAACTTGCAACGAGTCCAGGGGAAGAACCTCAACCGTTAGCTTCCCTTCGCTATGCTGAAAAAGAAGCGATTGAGATTGCTAAAATGTTCAATACTTCGGCTTTAATTGGAGCCAATGCAACAGAATCAACGGTAGTTGAACGCTTGAAAACTGCTCGAATTATTCATTTTGCTACTCACGGAATTGTTGATAATATTCAACCTTTAAATAGTAGCGTAGCGTTAACTCCTGGGGGTTCGGAGGATGGATTATTAACGGCGGATGAAATTTTTGACTTAAAATTAAATGCAGAATTAGTGGTTTTAAGTGCCTGTGACACTGGACTTGGACGGTTAACCGGGGATGGGATGATTGGGTTATCTCGTTCGTTTTTGAATACAGGAGTTCCGAGTTTAGTGATGTCGTTATGGGCTATAGATGATCGAAAAACCTCTCAATTGATGGTACAATTTTATCAGAACTTACAGACGACACCCAACAAAGCCCAAGCGTTACGACAAGCGATGTTAACGATGAAAAATCAATATCCTGATCCTTATTATTGGGCGGCGTTTACTTTAATTGGTGAAGCTGAATAA
- the hemA gene encoding glutamyl-tRNA reductase, producing MNIAVVGLSHKTAPVEVREKLSIPEPQLDAAIAHLLSYPHIEEVAILSTCNRLEIYLVATETQPGIREVTQFLSEKSKLPLQQLRPHLFTLIHDDAIMHLMRVAAGLDSLVLGEGQILSQVKQTHKLSQQYKGISRILNRLFTQALTAGKRVRTETSIGTGAVSISSAAVELVQMKVQNLSNYRVAILGAGKMSRLLVQHLISKGANQISILNRTLGRAKELANQFPDADLRIYTMSEMMSVMANSDIVFTSTSATEPIIDRAKLETILTQSQPLMLVDISVPRNVATDVNELAHIQAYNVDDLKAVVAQNHESRRQMAQEAEVLLEEEVQAFDVWWRSLETVPVINCLRDKIETIREQELEKALSRLGTEFADKHQEVIEALTRGIVNKILHDPMVQLRAQQDIEARRRAMQTLQTLFNLEPEKNSSQQYS from the coding sequence ATGAATATTGCTGTTGTCGGTCTAAGTCATAAGACTGCCCCCGTTGAGGTGCGTGAAAAATTGAGTATTCCCGAACCTCAACTGGATGCTGCGATCGCTCATTTATTAAGTTATCCCCATATCGAAGAAGTTGCAATTCTTAGCACCTGTAACCGCTTAGAAATTTATTTAGTAGCAACAGAAACTCAACCGGGAATTCGGGAAGTTACTCAATTTTTATCGGAAAAAAGTAAATTACCTTTACAACAATTACGCCCCCATTTATTTACCCTAATTCATGATGATGCCATCATGCACTTAATGAGGGTCGCTGCCGGGTTAGATAGTTTAGTTCTAGGGGAAGGACAAATTTTATCCCAGGTCAAACAAACCCATAAATTAAGCCAACAATATAAAGGAATTAGTCGCATTCTAAACCGTTTATTTACCCAAGCATTAACAGCCGGAAAACGGGTCAGAACCGAGACCAGTATTGGTACAGGAGCAGTTTCTATTAGTTCGGCTGCGGTCGAATTAGTACAGATGAAAGTCCAGAACTTAAGTAATTATCGAGTTGCCATTTTAGGTGCGGGCAAAATGTCTCGCCTATTGGTTCAGCATTTAATCTCTAAAGGTGCAAACCAAATCTCTATTCTCAATCGGACATTAGGACGGGCTAAAGAATTAGCTAATCAATTTCCCGATGCTGATTTACGAATTTATACCATGTCGGAAATGATGTCTGTAATGGCAAATTCTGATATTGTATTTACCAGTACCTCGGCGACCGAACCCATTATAGACCGAGCTAAATTAGAAACGATTTTAACCCAATCTCAACCCCTAATGTTAGTCGATATTTCTGTTCCTCGGAATGTCGCTACTGATGTGAATGAGTTAGCCCATATTCAAGCTTATAATGTGGATGATTTAAAAGCGGTTGTCGCGCAAAACCATGAAAGTCGCCGTCAAATGGCTCAGGAAGCGGAAGTTTTATTGGAAGAGGAAGTACAAGCCTTTGATGTTTGGTGGCGCAGTTTAGAAACAGTACCCGTGATTAACTGTTTACGCGATAAAATCGAAACGATTCGAGAACAGGAATTAGAAAAAGCTTTATCTCGCTTAGGGACAGAATTTGCTGATAAACATCAAGAAGTGATTGAAGCTTTAACGCGAGGAATTGTTAATAAAATTCTTCATGATCCAATGGTACAACTTCGCGCTCAACAGGATATTGAAGCTCGACGTCGGGCGATGCAAACTTTACAAACTTTGTTTAATTTAGAACCTGAAAAAAATTCTAGTCAACAATACAGTTAG
- a CDS encoding transposase IS200-family protein: MTENQYKRKNTSVSLINYHFVFCPKRRKRVLVNEVSRKLEEIIYQKAKKLECDVLALEIMPDHVHLFISCHPLVAPYQIMFRIKGASSRILRKEFPHLLKLPSLWTRSYYCGTAGCV, from the coding sequence ATGACAGAAAATCAGTACAAAAGAAAAAACACATCAGTGAGCCTGATTAACTATCATTTTGTCTTTTGTCCTAAAAGACGGAAAAGGGTATTAGTCAATGAAGTCAGTAGAAAATTGGAAGAAATTATCTACCAAAAAGCAAAAAAGCTAGAGTGTGATGTCCTAGCTCTGGAGATAATGCCCGATCATGTGCATTTGTTTATTAGTTGCCACCCTTTAGTTGCCCCATATCAAATTATGTTTAGAATCAAAGGGGCATCATCAAGAATATTAAGAAAAGAATTTCCTCATTTACTTAAACTGCCTTCTTTGTGGACTAGGAGTTATTATTGTGGGACGGCTGGTTGTGTATAA
- a CDS encoding beta-lactamase-like protein, protein MLQERSVPKPPQLVLENVYAFPPNRETLGGTAYFIVENQGNILIDAPPWNRTNQQFIEQLGGLQWLFITHRAAIGSSREIQKSTGCNILIQEQEAYLLPESNVNTFETELKLSSQSSVFWTPGHSPGSSCLYFSGHGGVLFTGRHLLPNLQGQPVPLRTAKTFHWPRQLNSIRLILEGFNSDTLHHICPGANTGALRGERLINQAYNQLATLDLEACLLTAAIF, encoded by the coding sequence ATGTTACAGGAGCGTTCTGTACCCAAACCCCCCCAGCTTGTGCTGGAAAATGTTTATGCCTTCCCACCCAACCGGGAAACCTTGGGCGGAACAGCCTATTTCATTGTAGAGAACCAGGGGAATATCCTAATTGATGCTCCCCCTTGGAATCGGACTAATCAGCAGTTTATCGAGCAGCTAGGGGGCCTTCAGTGGTTATTTATTACCCATCGGGCGGCTATTGGCTCATCGCGCGAAATTCAAAAATCCACCGGATGCAATATTCTGATCCAAGAGCAAGAAGCCTATTTACTACCTGAGTCCAACGTCAACACTTTTGAGACTGAGTTAAAGTTGAGTTCCCAGAGTTCGGTTTTTTGGACACCAGGACATTCTCCGGGTTCATCCTGCCTCTATTTTAGTGGACATGGGGGAGTATTGTTCACCGGACGTCATCTATTACCAAATCTCCAGGGCCAACCTGTTCCCCTCCGCACCGCCAAAACCTTCCATTGGCCACGACAATTAAACAGTATTCGATTAATATTAGAGGGCTTTAATTCCGATACCCTGCACCATATTTGTCCGGGGGCCAATACCGGAGCCTTACGGGGAGAACGTTTGATTAATCAGGCTTACAACCAATTGGCCACCCTGGATTTAGAAGCCTGTTTGCTGACAGCAGCGATTTTTTAG
- a CDS encoding fructose-1,6-bisphosphatase, class II yields MDNVIGLEIIEVVEQAAIASARLMGKGDKNGADHVAVEAMRKRMNQIHMRGRIVIGEGERDEAPMLYIGEEVGICTQDDPSKFCNPDELLEIDIAVDPCEGTNLVAYGQNGSMAVLAISEKGGLFAAPDFYMKKLAAPAVAKNHVDINKSATENLKILSDCMNRSIEDLVVVVMDRPRHKDLINEIRTAGSRVRLISDGDVSAAISCAFSGTNIHALMGIGAAPEGVISAAAMRALGGHFQGQLIYDPEVVKTGLIGESREGNLNRLEEMGINDADKVYDAHELASGETVLFAACGITPGTLMQGVRFFSGGARTQSLVISSLSKTARFVDTVHMFGQPKNIQLH; encoded by the coding sequence GTGGATAATGTTATTGGGTTAGAGATTATTGAAGTCGTCGAGCAAGCTGCGATCGCATCGGCTCGTTTAATGGGGAAAGGCGACAAAAATGGGGCCGACCATGTGGCCGTGGAAGCCATGCGTAAACGCATGAACCAAATTCACATGAGAGGACGGATCGTAATTGGGGAAGGAGAAAGAGACGAAGCCCCCATGCTTTATATTGGTGAGGAAGTCGGGATCTGTACCCAAGACGATCCATCCAAATTCTGTAACCCCGACGAACTGCTAGAAATTGATATCGCCGTTGACCCCTGCGAAGGAACTAACTTAGTCGCCTATGGTCAAAATGGCTCCATGGCCGTCTTAGCAATTTCTGAAAAAGGCGGTCTATTTGCGGCTCCTGATTTCTACATGAAGAAATTAGCAGCCCCGGCGGTGGCTAAGAATCACGTTGATATTAACAAATCTGCCACCGAAAACCTGAAAATTCTTTCCGACTGCATGAACCGCTCCATTGAGGACTTAGTGGTGGTGGTCATGGATCGTCCCCGCCACAAAGACCTGATCAATGAAATTCGCACAGCCGGCTCCCGGGTGCGTTTGATCAGTGATGGAGACGTTTCTGCTGCCATTTCCTGTGCCTTTTCGGGAACCAATATTCACGCACTCATGGGAATTGGGGCTGCACCAGAAGGAGTAATTTCTGCTGCTGCCATGCGGGCTTTAGGCGGTCACTTCCAAGGTCAGTTAATCTATGATCCAGAAGTGGTGAAAACCGGATTGATTGGGGAAAGCAGAGAAGGTAATCTAAATCGCCTCGAAGAAATGGGAATCAATGATGCTGATAAGGTCTATGATGCCCATGAATTAGCCTCCGGTGAAACGGTGTTGTTTGCGGCTTGTGGAATTACACCAGGTACTTTGATGCAAGGCGTGCGCTTCTTTAGTGGTGGTGCTCGGACTCAAAGTTTAGTTATTTCTTCTCTGTCTAAAACTGCTCGGTTTGTCGATACTGTTCATATGTTTGGCCAACCCAAAAATATTCAGTTGCACTAA
- the trpA gene encoding tryptophan synthase alpha chain translates to MISVSQCFEALRTSDKKNCALIPFITAGDPNLETTAKALQVLDQNGADLIELGVPYSDPLADGPVIQAAATRALQKGTRLDQVLEMVATVSPTLKAPIILFTYYNPILHRGIKPFLEQIYQAGARGLVVPDLPLEEAETLLQPAREIGIEVTLLVAPTSPKERIELIARQSQGFIYLVSVTGVTGMRSQVQTRVEDILKEMRSLTDKPIGVGFGISQPEQATQMRNWGADAVIVGSAFVKRLAQGTPEQALADIGQFCQDLKTAIRN, encoded by the coding sequence ATGATTTCTGTTTCTCAATGCTTTGAAGCTTTAAGAACTTCGGACAAAAAAAACTGTGCTTTAATTCCGTTTATTACCGCCGGTGATCCGAACTTAGAAACAACGGCGAAAGCCTTACAAGTTCTGGATCAAAATGGAGCCGATTTAATCGAATTAGGAGTTCCTTATTCTGATCCGTTGGCAGATGGCCCAGTCATTCAAGCGGCTGCAACTCGCGCCTTACAAAAAGGAACTCGTTTAGATCAAGTATTAGAAATGGTGGCAACCGTTAGCCCAACGCTGAAAGCCCCCATTATTTTATTTACCTATTATAATCCCATTTTGCATCGAGGGATTAAACCCTTTTTAGAACAGATTTATCAAGCCGGAGCTAGGGGTTTAGTTGTCCCGGATTTACCTTTAGAAGAAGCAGAAACCTTACTACAACCCGCCCGTGAAATTGGCATAGAAGTCACGTTACTGGTAGCACCCACTAGCCCTAAAGAACGAATTGAATTAATCGCCCGTCAATCTCAAGGGTTTATTTATTTAGTCAGTGTCACTGGGGTCACAGGAATGCGATCGCAAGTTCAAACCCGTGTTGAAGATATCCTGAAGGAAATGCGGAGTCTTACAGATAAACCCATTGGAGTTGGGTTTGGGATTTCTCAACCCGAACAGGCTACCCAAATGCGAAATTGGGGTGCGGATGCGGTGATTGTTGGTAGTGCTTTTGTCAAACGATTAGCTCAAGGAACACCGGAACAAGCTTTAGCAGATATTGGTCAATTCTGTCAAGATCTAAAAACAGCTATCAGAAATTAG
- a CDS encoding malate dehydrogenase codes for MLSIPFFPPSCHSTRVSIIGAGKVGSTLAQRIIEQNIANVVLLDILEGVPQGIALDLMQAGSVEGHDRQITGTNDYRDTANSDIIVITAGKPRIPGMKRDNLISINAKIVVDAAQKSIQYSPDAVFIIVTNPLDIMTYIAWQATKIEPHRVMGMAGVLDSSRFQTFIAMELGMSMANIHATVLGSHGDLMVPLPRYTTVNGIPITELIDQKTINKIVERTRQGGGEIVQLLKTGGAYFAPASSIRIMVESILRQQLRLLPACSYLQGEYGLNDIFLGVPAWLGCRGVERILELDLTESEHQALMECSTSVRAGINQALEFLG; via the coding sequence ATGTTATCGATTCCATTTTTTCCTCCTTCTTGTCATTCAACTCGGGTTTCTATTATTGGGGCGGGAAAAGTCGGAAGTACCCTCGCCCAGCGTATTATTGAACAAAATATTGCTAATGTTGTTTTATTGGATATTTTAGAAGGAGTGCCTCAAGGAATTGCTTTAGATTTAATGCAAGCGGGTTCGGTGGAAGGTCATGATCGACAAATAACTGGCACAAATGATTATCGCGATACTGCTAATTCAGATATTATTGTTATAACTGCCGGAAAGCCTCGAATTCCTGGGATGAAGCGGGATAATTTAATTAGTATTAATGCCAAAATTGTTGTCGATGCGGCTCAAAAATCAATTCAATATTCCCCGGATGCAGTATTTATTATTGTGACTAATCCCTTAGATATTATGACTTATATTGCTTGGCAGGCAACAAAGATTGAACCCCATCGCGTGATGGGCATGGCTGGGGTTTTAGATTCATCGAGATTTCAAACGTTTATCGCTATGGAATTAGGAATGTCTATGGCGAATATTCATGCCACCGTATTAGGAAGTCATGGGGATTTAATGGTTCCTTTACCCCGTTATACAACTGTTAATGGGATTCCAATTACAGAATTAATTGATCAAAAAACCATTAATAAAATTGTCGAACGTACCCGTCAGGGCGGGGGAGAAATTGTACAATTATTAAAAACAGGAGGAGCTTATTTTGCCCCGGCATCTTCGATTAGAATTATGGTGGAATCTATTTTACGTCAACAATTGAGATTGTTACCCGCCTGTTCTTATTTACAAGGGGAATATGGCTTAAACGATATTTTTCTGGGGGTTCCCGCCTGGTTAGGTTGTCGGGGAGTAGAACGGATTTTGGAACTCGATTTAACCGAATCTGAACATCAAGCTTTGATGGAATGTAGCACATCAGTTAGAGCCGGAATTAATCAAGCCCTAGAATTTTTAGGCTAG
- a CDS encoding NAD(P)H-quinone oxidoreductase subunit O, whose product MGIKKGDFVHAVREKLENSLEAKASDPRFSAYIFETKGEIMELRGDYALIKFGQVPTPNIWLRLDQLESA is encoded by the coding sequence ATGGGCATTAAAAAAGGTGATTTTGTTCACGCGGTTCGGGAAAAGTTAGAAAACAGCTTAGAAGCAAAAGCTAGTGATCCTCGATTTTCTGCTTATATTTTTGAAACTAAAGGGGAAATCATGGAATTGCGGGGGGACTACGCCCTGATTAAATTTGGACAAGTTCCCACCCCTAATATTTGGTTAAGATTGGATCAATTAGAATCAGCTTAA
- the ndhL gene encoding NADH dehydrogenase subunit NdhL has translation MLLITLLLYTALAGAYLLVLPAALYAYMNARWYVASSFERAFMYFLVFFFFPGLILLAPFINFRPQPRKIAS, from the coding sequence ATGCTACTGATTACCCTATTACTCTACACCGCTTTAGCGGGTGCTTATTTATTAGTGCTTCCGGCTGCCTTATATGCCTATATGAATGCTCGTTGGTATGTAGCCAGTTCCTTTGAACGAGCCTTTATGTACTTTTTAGTCTTCTTCTTTTTCCCTGGATTAATTCTTCTGGCTCCTTTTATAAATTTCCGTCCTCAACCTAGAAAAATTGCCAGCTAA